GCATACTGCCCATCATACCAAAGTCTAAATAGCAAATATGGTTGTTTGGGAGCACTAATATATTTCCAGGATGGGGGTCTGCGTGAAAGAAACCATACTCAAAAACCTGTTTAAAGTAACTTATGCTTAACCTTCGGGCTATAACTTTTGTATCTATATTTTTAGACTTTAGCTCGTCCGTTCTATCTATTTTAATACCAGAAACAAACTCTAAAGCCAATACTTTTGGGGTTGTAAATTGTTGATATACTTTTGGAGCTTGAGCAAACTGTTCTAAAGAATGGTCTTTAGCTAAGTTATTATAGAACCGTTGTACGTTGATCGACTCGTGAATAAAATCAAGTTCTTTTAAAAGTGAAGCTTCAAAATTTTTAACCAGACCAACGGGGTCAAAACTTTTTAAGGACGGTATTCTGTGTTCTAGAACATGTGCAATTTTGTACATTACCTTAATATCTTCAATAATGATATCATAAATACCAGCCCGTTGAATTTTTAGAGCAATACGTTTACCGGAATGTAAAGTAACTTTATGAACTTGTGCCATGGAGGCAGAAGCAAAAGGGTTTGGCTCGAACCATGCGAATAGGTTTTCAACTTTACCATTTAATTCGGTTTCAACAACTTGTTTGGCTTCATTTTCGCTCATGGGTGGAACGTTATCCTGAAGCTTTTCTAATTCAAAAGTTAATTCTAAGGGCACAAGGTCTGGTCTATTGCTTAAAATCTGGCCAAACTTTATAAAAGTAGGCCCAAGTTCTTCGCAAACCAACCTCATTTTGGCCCATTTGCTATATTTAGCAACTCGTTTTTTGGTAGCATTTGGAATAAATTTTTGAATAAAGGCGTAGTGTCTGTTTTCCTCAAGGTATTGCACCAAATCATCAAATCCGTATTTCATCAAAACTTTGAGAATTTGATTGTACCTTGAGAATGATCTATAACCCTTTACTATGTCGGTTACAATGCCCATTTTAAGCTTCAAGTTTGTTAAGTCTAGCTTCTAGTAATGCAACAGTTTTATCCAGCTTTTCAATTTTTTCGTTGAGCGCTTTAATTTCATCTAGATGGGCTATATTTATTTTTTTATAGAATTTAGCCACTAATTCTTCTATTTTTTGGTCGAGTTCCACTTTAAGTTCATGGGTTTTTAAAAGCACTTTGTCTATAAACTCCAGTTCGTTCCCGTTTTCGTCAAGTTGGGTTTCGGCCATGGCTTTATTTATGTTTTCCATACCCTTTTCAGAAAAATCATTTAGTTTTTCTAAGAATTTTGTATCTCTGGCTAAAACATAAATACTGGAACTTAACGTGAGCAACTCTATTATGGTTTTAGTTTTCATGTCTTTTATTTTTAGTGGGTTGTATTCAAAAAAAGAATAGTGTTTACGCTGAATATTAATGTTGATGGCAAAAACGGTTAACGTTTATTTAGTACATACTGTTGCTGTATTAAAAATATTAACAATTTTGCGTATTTAACATGATATATATCATGTTAATTTTGAGCCTAATAAGTTAATTTTAAGTGTTTGATAGAGAAAAATTTTAGGTCATGGAAACCAATTCTATAAAATCAATAATGACGCAAGATGTGGTAACGGTGTCGCCAGATCAAAAGCTACTGGATGTAAAACATATTTATGAAAAAAGGAAATGGCATCACCATATTCCTGTTTTAGAAAATGAAAAATTAGTCGGCATGGTTAGTTTAATAGATTTTATGTACAACATTGTAGGTGCTGGCATTGATGATGGCCATGAGGTGTATAGAAAACTAACAGTAAAAGATATCATGACTACAAAACCGTTTTATTTAACCACAAGTTCAAGTGTTGAAGATGCCGCTAAAGTATTGTCGACTGAGTATTATCATGCC
This genomic stretch from Flavobacteriaceae bacterium GSB9 harbors:
- a CDS encoding AarF/UbiB family protein, whose amino-acid sequence is MKYGFDDLVQYLEENRHYAFIQKFIPNATKKRVAKYSKWAKMRLVCEELGPTFIKFGQILSNRPDLVPLELTFELEKLQDNVPPMSENEAKQVVETELNGKVENLFAWFEPNPFASASMAQVHKVTLHSGKRIALKIQRAGIYDIIIEDIKVMYKIAHVLEHRIPSLKSFDPVGLVKNFEASLLKELDFIHESINVQRFYNNLAKDHSLEQFAQAPKVYQQFTTPKVLALEFVSGIKIDRTDELKSKNIDTKVIARRLSISYFKQVFEYGFFHADPHPGNILVLPNNHICYLDFGMMGSMLPRDITIFGKLFIAITNKDVKKIIKALQLLSNNAPIVNRRDLEFDINEFVEKYYVRDIHKNEMSTVLLELKDIIIAHGLMVPTYFFLFARSLVTIEGVIEKLDPTLEQFDIVKPYLKKSATKKYNPIKIGTKVINSIVEFTDYIEDLPQDLQNAIRKINSGKIKVDITHKGIDPVVHTLQRITKQLITAFIVGALVIGASLFIIFQIRPLWKGISLLGIISFLIAIILAFGMLNNIKKGDYDY
- a CDS encoding CBS domain-containing protein, with translation METNSIKSIMTQDVVTVSPDQKLLDVKHIYEKRKWHHHIPVLENEKLVGMVSLIDFMYNIVGAGIDDGHEVYRKLTVKDIMTTKPFYLTTSSSVEDAAKVLSTEYYHAIPILENTKLVGIVSTADIINYYLKKTV